The proteins below are encoded in one region of Archocentrus centrarchus isolate MPI-CPG fArcCen1 chromosome 13, fArcCen1, whole genome shotgun sequence:
- the LOC115791097 gene encoding uncharacterized protein LOC115791097, with amino-acid sequence MRAYLLSVISFVSVFCAGLCEEECQMSVLAQRRTINVPKGDSLSLSCVVQHCGHNWTGDWKWGNSTNEGGKTVKESQRHHLTNKAISANQTQLSLNIQSITQSDEGSYGCMVFWAKGVSEKGHLTHVNITTAVPSTRNLLHRVLICANAFLCLPIILGLARCLRLQAKRQPPHRPQVIYEVAYTNQSNDSAPQPPPRCPVPQKRKTSPRKGPPKASQKPDVVYAAISQDALKQQGTTRKPDQSATIYSSLRFNDCTVEMN; translated from the exons ATGCGTGCCTATCTCCTCAGTGTCATCAGCTTCGTCTCTGTCTTCTGTGCTG GTCTCTGTGAGGAAGAATGCCAGATGAGTGTTTTGGCACAGCGCAGAACAATTAATGTGCCAAAAGGGGACAGCTTGTCTTTGTCCTGTGTAGTCCAGCACTGTGGACACAACTGGACGGGTGACTGGAAGTGGGGAAATTCAACAAATGAAGGAGGCAAAACTGTGAAAGAAAGCCAGAGACACCATTTGACCAACAAGGCAATCTCAGCCAATCAAACACAGCTGTCGTTAAACATCCAGAGCATCACCCAATCAGATGAAGGTTCCTATGGATGTATGGTTTTTTGGGCTAAAGGTGTAAGTGAAAAAGGACATCTCACACATGTGAACATCACCACAG CTGTCCCCTCTACGAGGAATCTCCTGCACAGGGTTTTGATCTGTGCTAATGCCTTTCTCTgccttcccatcattctgggaTTGGCACGCTGTCTGAGATTACAGGCCAAACGTCAGCCGCCTCACAGGCCACAGGTCATATATGAAGTTGCATACACAAACCAATCAAACGACTCAGCTCCACAACCTCCACCACGATGCCCGGTACCGCAGAAACGCAAAACCTCCCCTCGCAAAG GTCCTCCCAAAGCCTCACAGAAGCCTGAC GTGGTGTATGCAGCCATTTCCCAAGATGCACTGAAGCAACAGGGAACCACGAGAAAGCCTGACCAGTCTGCCACCATCTACTCATCGCTCAGGTTTAATGACTGCACAGTGGAAATGAATTGA